One Lytechinus variegatus isolate NC3 chromosome 14, Lvar_3.0, whole genome shotgun sequence genomic region harbors:
- the LOC121427583 gene encoding uncharacterized protein LOC121427583 isoform X2, with protein sequence MEEESSVADAMDREVTVTKVSEGSADFVRIKQEVDLPEDDTYYPMDFGISVDEEEEMNPVYVNIEPGSSGMKRRRKEIISYKEESTEEESEESEEENEEDSDEEWSNDGDEQSEEDGDQEWTDEQDDPADQPSTSESTSAPVTTDAPPVDIKQEPLSDDEGQHLPYQEDPDQFAESYKMLESLRRSCEQEGVGRSSTGGPVDSKSPPPLLDVDGIKQERTEVIICAICGDLFNTQSDFDEHQKVSHFSVSNRHSAVGDERGVELSKETVASDPVSQIVRFEVEEGGYEVLDKTKNFQNAVDPEEGWNLNGSQEMPSNSQCVQSESRTCRFCKKACPNKRMYLLHLRTKHSEELPYECPNCKARYLEKKDLDSYSRTRAGRTDKGGKDRNICEFCGDKTSYLCLTCDREFKSRSKLIAHQKVHSKRRLCYCHLCDEYFPDTRRTREHLETHYPIIDKRQNDKRQSVQAASRIGRKGQVISGTITPYKKKPPPGSGTRVPLPCFEHMQNNQRQNYLPKHFQTYGFTYFARSSDQRPQHPDMSVQSILDTVHRAASQVQTSFPSPSHYCQWCGMDFDNLKELVEHTQMHIKKGKTHCPVCKKYSRSKKLFRKHLRKHGIVLSHESSSRSSCNSQVPMQSRNSMLMSRKKTPPKTYISQRAKLKRSDRLMKKYLSERSYKSRSSSNLGKCPVESQNFDNRQNTQHASSLSVYPQQNNPSRNFKSNKAVDSSQNSILSSPGDEKSYIHSCGGCKCEFESRELLSQHICVPKFKLGIYCHLCPKWFESKLSLQWHMSLKHPQANEIHVEESVSTKDQRSVAHPLIREVCSKSSAPQSGRMTHWKGHSMNTQSKVQPQSCNTVPQEGRMSGRKRKNPFNDQEEKLRCAWCQKEFHSLREQLDHINIHLAWGNNRCPICGKWYALQPLRAHLRVAHAIVTPSRGRIFAFSPMAPLLGGLQNCCSWCDEEFDSRSALDIHTQLHISKESNRCPLCGMWFKNPQSQGFFRLHLRNHGIPVSMTSDDGRLTNDSSRKDTYSSSVSQTIDKFKQIDHTSSERQKKSVESEYADEEEKLCCAWCFKQFHDTNELLEHTNTHIAYGNNCCPVCKKWYGLASIKRHLKLNHGINTACHAREFDASPRITLPQEMQNRCKWCDEQFESSKALGIHSLLHICDGKNRCPVCGKWFGRVKRDFKVHLRCHGVFIPRDYKVLKVDDADNVVLPSQMGGFKLKTMHLPNIQNEGASYKLCCAWCKKQFNEEDELVSHTNIHFAHGNNCCPICKTWYRHLPYMKHHLKVSHGINTPDKDRNFDVSPAVDPGQEIRNRCRWCDEEFKSSDALASHTLLHIGRGKNRCPVCGEWFRPSAKQSFKVHLRSHGIILPCTTYAQNVDGSNMVLPASEIVVVDKMEVHSPNILNQDTTCVWCSKHFHNTDKLLDHIKIHIAIGNNCCPVCKKWFTFEYFKGHLKLHGINTPVHGRKFDVRAADTDQEMQNHCRWCYEEFDSVESLGIHSRLHISKGSNRCPVCGKWFRSDQRLEFQLHLRKHGINIPSEEGIPIEDTSSEGASFKILQSPNDRVEMTLGITAEIPPSDMTHEQLPNTDDHAKECSPSQNSKQDQDYHVDSDQKLPSSQERLTFVKYSDLGEGRSQCCSCGTKFNESQELLDHVEDHSYAQRKFCPICVKLLSREKPTSNSHLQMHGIIRPQTMSNDKVVIDDIGRPPVSADKENLEIYQTVMQVDESCYQTELVSNDGLDMIKCTPAGNLCAELTWENLQNTERSLMEFDTSGTSDEVQQEDCNPQTKVPPSCETENLSLDPYGIELVEDVIGSPTLQDLENLESDQTVVQKEGTSYEMDLPSNDGHKNATENLPGDLTCEHLQNAERSLKACDTSGTSDQVQQQDRIQQPKVHPSGDPQNQSVRPYSMKVADKESKWQCSLCQKKFHEAVEVVYHVKVHADGDVKRCPICAETLILQKYAFTSHFIKHGILITQSPMSQDMNKEMNKTMVKNKGTIAKRPCSNIPQKNSHEMGKSLEENSSSQTSDHVQDDTVLEAVHTSSLDVQSVKKEKTWQCCFCKIDFHDPMEVVEHSNEHVKGKVKRCPICSQFISRKPFAINKHFRKHRIKIPSNSDNAIVGNTGNDSLVSQDVANKQTEHTSGIE encoded by the exons ATGGAGGAGGAAAGCTCTGTTGCTGATGCAATGGACAGGGAAGTTACGGTGACCAAAGTTTCCGAGGGATCTGCCGATTTTGTCAGAATCAAGCAAGAAGTTGACCTGCCAGAag aTGACACATATTACCCTATGGATTTTGGTATTTCGGTTGATGAAGAGGAAGAAATGAATCCTGTCTACGTCAATATAGAGCCTGGTTCCTCCG GTATgaagagaaggagaaaggaGATCATCTCCTATAAAGAAGAGTCGACTGAGGAGGAAAGTGAGGAGAGTGAAGAAGAAAACGAGGAAGACAGCGATGAAGAGTGGTCAAACGACGGAGATGAACAGTCTGAAGA AGATGGGGATCAAGAATGGACTGATGAGCAAGATGACCCTGCTGACCAACCTTCTACCAGCGAGTCCACAAGCGCGCCTGTGACGACTGATGCGCCACCAGTGGACATCAAGCAAGAACCTCTGAGTGATGATGAAG GCCAACACCTGCCTTACCAAGAGGATCCCGACCAATTTGCAGAGAGCTACAAGATGTTGGAATCCTTGCGGAGATCCTGTGAGCAAGAGGGAGTAGGGAGATCTTCGACAGGTGGCCCCGTGGACAGTAAGTCACCCCCTCCATTGCTTGATGTAGATGGAATCAAACAAGAAAGGACAGAGGTTATCATTTGTGCAATCTGTGGTGATTTGTTCAATACCCAGAGTGATTTTGATGAACACCAAAAAGTGTCACACTTTTCTGTAAGCAACCGTCACTCTGCGGTTGGAGATGAAAGGGGAGTGGAACTCTCCAAGGAGACTGTGGCGAGTGACCCAGTCTCTCAGATAGTCAGGTTTGAAGTAGAGGAAGGAGGTTATGAGGTATTGGATAAAACAAAGAATTTCCAGAATGCAGTAGACCCAGAGGAAGGGTGGAACCTTAATGGAAGCCAAGAAATGCCAAGTAACTCCCAATGTGTACAGTCTGAATCCCGTACTTGTAGATTTTGTAAGAAAGCATGTCCCAACAAGCGTATGTACTTGCTACACCTGAGAACTAAACACAGTGAAGAACTCCCTTATGAATGTCCAAATTGTAAGGCCAGGTACTTGGAGAAGAAAGACTTGGATAGTTACAGTCGCACAAGGGCTGGGAGAACTGATAAGGGTGGTAAGGACAGAaatatttgtgaattttgcGGGGACAAGACCTCATATCTTTGCCTCACGTGCGATAGGGAATTTAAAAGCAGATCCAAATTGATTGCACATCAAAAGGTGCACAGTAAACGCAGACTGTGCTATTGCCATTTGTGTGATGAGTACTTTCCAGATACACGGCGAACTAGGGAGCATTTAGAGACCCACTATCCTATCATAGACAAAagacaaaatgataaaagacaGTCAGTTCAGGCTGCAAGTAGGATTGGGAGGAAAGGTCAAGTAATCTCTGGTACCATTACACCGTACAAGAAGAAGCCACCTCCCGGCTCTGGCACCAGGGTGCCTCTTCCCTGCTTTGAGCATATGCAGAACAACCAGCGCCAGAATTATTTACCTAAACACTTTCAGACTTATGGGTTTACATATTTTGCTCGTTCTTCTGACCAAAGACCACAGCATCCTGATATGTCTGTACAGTCCATTCTAGATACTGTCCACAGGGCTGCTTCGCAGGTGCAAACCTCTTTTCCATCACCTAGCCATTACTGCCAGTGGTGTGGCATGGATTTTGATAATTTGAAAGAATTGGTGGAGCACACACAAATGCACATCAAAAAGGGTAAAACACATTGCCCGGTCTGTAAGAAATATTCCAGATCAAAAAAACTCTTCAGGAAGCACCTTAGAAAACATGGTATAGTTCTTTCCCATGAGTCAAGTTCGCGTTCATCATGCAATTCTCAGGTGCCCATGCAATCAAGGAACAGTATGTTGATGTCGCGTAAGAAAACTCCTCCTAAAACTTACATATCTCAGAGGGCTAAACTAAAAAGGAGTGACAGGTTGATGAAAAAATACCTGTCTGAAAGGTCATATAAGTCCAGGTCCTCATCAAACCTTGGAAAATGTCCAGTAGAATCTCAAAATTTTGACAACAGGCAAAACACGCAACATGCAAGCAGTCTCTCTGTTTACCCCCAGCAAAACAATCCGTCTCGGAATTTTAAGAGTAACAAAGCTGTTGACTCTTCACAAAATTCAATACTTTCTAGTCCAGGAGATGAGAAGTCCTATATTCATAGTTGTGGTGGGTGCAAATGCGAATTCGAGAGTCGAGAATTGCTTTCCCAGCATATCTGTGTACCTAAATTCAAGTTAGGTATATATTGTCATCTTTGCCCGAAGTGGTTTGAATCCAAACTTAGCTTGCAGTGGCATATGAGCCTGAAACATCCTCAGGCAAATGAAATTCATGTCGAAGAGTCTGTTAGCACCAAAGATCAGCGGTCAGTTGCACACCCCCTCATTCGTGAAGTTTGTTCCAAATCTTCTGCTCCTCAGAGTGGGCGCATGACTCATTGGAAAGGTCACAGCATGAACACTCAGTCAAAGGTACAACCCCAAAGCTGTAATACTGTACCCCAAGAAGGACGTATGTCCGGCCGGAAACGGAAGAACCCATTCAATGATCAAGAAGAGAAACTCAGATGTGCATGGTGCCAGAAGGAGTTTCATAGTTTGAGGGAACAGTTGGATCATATCAATATCCACCTTGCATGGGGTAACAACCGTTGTCCAATCTGTGGAAAATGGTATGCTTTACAACCCTTAAGAGCACACCTCAGGGTTGCTCATGCAATAGTAACACCCAGCCGTGGCAGAATCTTTGCCTTTTCACCAATGGCTCCCTTGCTTGGAGGATTGCAGAATTGCTGTTCTTGGTGTGATGAAGAATTTGATTCAAGAAGTGCACTGGATATTCATACACAGCTGCACATCAGCAAGGAAAGTAACCGGTGCCCACTATGCGGCATGTGGTTCAAAAACCCTCAGTCTCAAGGTTTTTTCAGGTTGCATCTGAGAAATCATGGTATACCAGTAAGCATGACATCAGATGATGGAAGATTGACCAATGATAGCTCAAGAAAGGACACCTATTCATCTTCTGTATCCCAAACCATTGATAAGTTCAAGCAGATTGATCATACTTCCTCAGAGCGACAGAAAAAGTCAGTCGAGTCTGAATATGCTGATGAAGAGGAGAAACTCTGTTGTGCCTGGTGTTTTAAACAATTTCATGACACCAATGAACTATTGGAACATACAAACACCCATATTGCTTACGGTAATAACTGCTGTCCAGTTTGTAAGAAGTGGTATGGTTTAGCTTCGATAAAGCGCCACCTGAAACTAAATCATGGTATTAACACCGCTTGTCATGCTAGGGAGTTTGATGCTTCACCAAGGATCACCTTGCCTCAAGAAATGCAGAATCGCTGCAAATGGTGCGATGAACAATTTGAGTCCAGCAAAGCTCTAGGAATTCACTCACTCCTTCACATTTGCGATGGAAAGAACCGTTGTCCTGTTTGTGGCAAGTGGTTTGGACGAGTGAAACGGGATTTCAAGGTCCACCTACGGTGCCATGGCGTTTTCATACCTCGTGATTATAAAGTTCTAAAGGTTGATGATGCAGATAATGTTGTGCTCCCTTCACAGATGGGTGGATTCAAACTCAAGACAATGCATCTCCCAAACATACAAAATGAAGGCGCATCTTACAAACTATGCTGTGCCTGGTGTAAGAAGCAATTCAATGAGGAAGATGAACTAGTAAGTCATACCAACATCCATTTTGCACATGGTAACAACTGTTGTCCAATCTGTAAGACGTGGTATAGACATTTGCCTTATATGAAGCACCACCTCAAGGTCTCCCATGGAATAAACACTCCTGATAAAGATAGGAATTTTGATGTGTCTCCTGCAGTTGACCCCGGTCAGGAAATACGGAATCGCTGTCGATGGTGTGATGAAGAATTTAAGTCAAGCGATGCCCTCGCAAGTCACACGCTTCTCCACATTGGCAGGGGAAAGAATCGTTGTCCAGTGTGTGGCGAGTGGTTTAGACCATCAGCAAAACAGAGTTTCAAAGTCCATCTCCGAAGCCATGGCATCATCTTGCCCTGTACAACATATGCACAGAATGTTGATGGTTCAAATATGGTGCTGCCTGCTTCAGAGATTGTTGTCGTGGACAAGATGGAAGTGCATAGCCCAAATATATTGAATCAAGACACAACGTGTGTCTGGTGTTCAAAGCATTTTCATAACACTGACAAACTGCTGGATCATATCAAAATCCACATTGCAATAGGCAACAACTGTTGTCCTGTATGTAAGAAATGGTTTACTTTTGAATACTTCAAGGGGCACCTGAAACTTCATGGAATCAACACCCCTGTTCATGGCAGGAAGTTTGATGTTCGAGCAGCAGACACTGACCAAGAAATGCAAAACCATTGTCGATGGTGTTATGAGGAGTTTGATTCAGTTGAATCTCTAGGTATTCATTCCCGCCTCCACATTAGCAAGGGCTCAAACCGCTGCCCTGTCTGTGGGAAGTGGTTCAGAAGTGACCAGAGATTAGAATTCCAATTGCATCTGAGGAAGCATGGCATAAACATACCCTCTGAAGAGGGGATTCCTATTGAGGATACAAGCAGTGAAGGAGCTTCCTTCAAGATCCTGCAATCCCCAAATGACAGAGTGGAAATGACACTTGGCATTACTGCTGAAATTCCACCAAGTGACATGACTCATGAGCAGCTTCCAAACACAGATGATCATGCAAAAGAATGTTCTCCATCCCAAAACTCTAAGCAAGATCAAGACTATCATGTGGATAGTGATCAAAAGCTCCCTTCATCTCAAGAAAGGCTTACCTTTGTAAAATATAGTGACTTGGGAGAGGGTAGGTCACAATGTTGTAGTTGTGGAACAAAATTCAATGAATCACAGGAACTTTTAGATCATGTTGAGGACCACAGCTATGCGCAAAGGAAGTTTTGTCCTATctgtgttaagttattaagccGGGAAAAACCAACATCAAACTCCCACTTACAAATGCATGGCATTATCAGGCCTCAAACCATGTCTAATGACAAAGTGGTCATTGATGATATTGGAAGACCACCTGTTTCGGCGGACAAAGAGAACTTGGAAATTTATCAAACAGTAATGCAGGTTGACGAATCTTGTTACCAAACAGAACTTGTCTCAAATGATGGGCTTGACATGATAAAATGCACCCCAGCTGGAAATCTGTGTGCTGAGCTTACTTGGGAGAACCTGCAGAACACTGAAAGATCTTTGATGGAATTTGATACATCTGGCACCTCTGATGAAGTTCAACAAGAAGACTGTAATCCACAGACTAAGGTGCCCCCATCTTGTGAAACAGAAAATCTGTCTTTAGACCCATATGGTATAGAATTGGTTGAGGATGTCATCGGGTCACCTACTTTGCAGGACCTAGAAAACTTGGAATCGGATCAAACAGTGGTGCAGAAGGAAGGGACCTCATATGAAATGGATCTCCCCTCGAATGATGGACATAAAAATGCAACTGAAAATCTGCCTGGTGACCTCACTTGTGAACACCTGCAGAATGCTGAAAGATCTTTGAAAGCATGTGATACATCTGGGACCTCTGATCAAGTACAGCAACAGGATCGTATCCAGCAGCCAAAAGTGCACCCATCTGGGGACCCTCAAAATCAATCTGTAAGACCATATAGTATGAAAGTCGCTGATAAAGAAAGCAAATGGCAGTGTTCTCTTTGTCAGAAGAAATTTCATGAAGCAGTAGAAGTTGTATATCATGTAAAGGTCCACGCAGATGGTGATGTTAAGCGTTGCCCGATCTGTGCAGAGACCTTGATCCTGCAGAAGTATGCATTCACATCACATTTCATTAAACATGGCATTTTGATTACCCAGTCACCTATGTCACAGGACATGAACaaggaaatgaataaaactatGGTGAAGAATAAAGGCACCATAGCAAAAAGGCCATGTAGTAATATCCCTCAAAAGAATAGTCATGAGATGGGGAAATCTTTAGAGGAAAATTCGTCATCCCAAACGTCTGATCATGTACAAGATGATACGGTCCTGGAGGCGGTACACACTTCCTCTCTTGATGTACAATCTGTAAAGAAGGAGAAGACATGGCAGTGCTGTTTTTGTAAGATAGATTTTCATGACCCAATGGAAGTTGTGGAACATTCAAATGAACATGTGAAAGGCAAGGTTAAGCGTTGTCCAATCTGTTCCCAGTTCATAAGTCGGAAGCCGTTCGCaataaacaaacatttcaggAAGCATAGAATTAAGATCCCCTCTAATAGTGACAATGCCATCGTTGGTAATACAGGCAATGACTCTCTTGTTTCGCAGGACGTTGCGAACAAACAAACAGAGCACACAAGTGGAATTGAATAA
- the LOC121427583 gene encoding zinc finger protein 600-like isoform X3 encodes MEEESSVADAMDREVTVTKVSEGSADFVRIKQEVDLPEDDTYYPMDFGISVDEEEEMNPVYVNIEPGSSGMKRRRKEIISYKEESTEEESEESEEENEEDSDEEWSNDGDEQSEEEDGDQEWTDEQDDPADQPSTSESTSAPVTTDAPPVDIKQEPLSDDEGQHLPYQEDPDQFAESYKMLESLRRSCEQEGVGRSSTGGPVDSQSASSGGEEDAREQGMFRRTGAIDVRLPASMVGKGYLQQTGILADSSFTCGLCQKPCGNRTNYTVHLRIKHAKELPYECHVCEERFPTEAVLKDHAQSSHQSGDKDYRFKCGACGARFRLKLDLHAHMLSHNEYELFPCHLCQKTFSEREELSEHLYEHAKAQNKRVHCPLCGKVFNRARNLAIHLGTHSATYICQLCENKTRILECETYDDLQALLGMKTAALLHTSDGNHVKQEEPSDNRETLVCKLCQTTFANVQEQSGHHCKVYQCRNCSKYVCCPDPLDAGGKIWDVEKNYLCHTCIRSLCLMDKMPPEETSTSVDRITAKCWICAETFSKVIPTYHKVIMKLPSPNQSCSDDEPGNPSLDLQCKICGNVYTKMSDLQKHYMIHELNHLYRCRFCDTIWDRKRLYRRHMQTHKVKPYRCPKCYKAFSNENRLRRHIDKHVRRHLKRKGQIQSDPSLIFSASDGPKKRSNKKRKKRAKGKMKKKSKWKVKTKGKKTDENGDLLEPGKCLQVELQNVHQRKGDESGKYVCDICNLSCVNDLHLYNHKMVHAGQKIRPCDICGQGYRSSYELIKHKEDQHSQCHCQICGKGFLSTSDLEVHHMEKHVKDPLTCATCGKVCVNERHLENHRVVHIGRKLFVCEFCGQGFHLRYALVEHLGIHTGQKPHRCDICQQSFSQTEDLLQHKKLMHSQEHPGLFIGNDFIKEEPIEEVDHSGQSYNAFIEKEEIEHPGLVIGTDFIKKEAIDQIQEVDQSAHSYNSDVDN; translated from the exons ATGGAGGAGGAAAGCTCTGTTGCTGATGCAATGGACAGGGAAGTTACGGTGACCAAAGTTTCCGAGGGATCTGCCGATTTTGTCAGAATCAAGCAAGAAGTTGACCTGCCAGAag aTGACACATATTACCCTATGGATTTTGGTATTTCGGTTGATGAAGAGGAAGAAATGAATCCTGTCTACGTCAATATAGAGCCTGGTTCCTCCG GTATgaagagaaggagaaaggaGATCATCTCCTATAAAGAAGAGTCGACTGAGGAGGAAAGTGAGGAGAGTGAAGAAGAAAACGAGGAAGACAGCGATGAAGAGTGGTCAAACGACGGAGATGAACAGTCTGAAGAAGAAG ATGGGGATCAAGAATGGACTGATGAGCAAGATGACCCTGCTGACCAACCTTCTACCAGCGAGTCCACAAGCGCGCCTGTGACGACTGATGCGCCACCAGTGGACATCAAGCAAGAACCTCTGAGTGATGATGAAG GCCAACACCTGCCTTACCAAGAGGATCCCGACCAATTTGCAGAGAGCTACAAGATGTTGGAATCCTTGCGGAGATCCTGTGAGCAAGAGGGAGTAGGGAGATCTTCGACAGGTGGCCCCGTGGACA GTCAATCCGCATCCTCTGGAGGAGAAGAAGACGCAAGGGAACAAGGAATGTTCCGACGTACCGGTGCGATAGATGTCAGGTTACCTGCAAGTATGGTCGGAAAAGGTTATCTACAGCAAACTGGCATCCTAGCTGACTCCTCCTTCACTTGTGGACTTTGCCAGAAACCCTGTGGGAACAGAACTAATTATACTGTCCATCTTAGGATCAAGCATGCCAAGGAACTGCCTTACGAGTGTCACGTGTGTGAAGAGAGATTCCCTACTGAGGCCGTTCTGAAGGACCATGCACAATCCAGTCACCAGTCGGGAGACAAGGACTATCGTTTCAAGTGCGGTGCTTGCGGAGCAAGGTTCAGGCTGAAGCTTGATCTGCATGCCCACATGCTTTCTCACAACGAATATGAACTGTTCCCCTGCCACCTCTGTCAGAAGACCTTCTCAGAAAGGGAAGAACTTTCAGAGCACTTATATGAGCATGCAAAAGCTCAAAACAAGAGAGTCCACTGTCCCTTGTGCGGTAAGGTCTTCAACCGAGCTCGAAATCTTGCCATCCATCTCGGGACCCATAGTGCTACATACATATGCCAGCTTTGTGAGAATAAAACTCGGATTCTGGAATGCGAGACATATGACGATCTTCAGGCCCTTCTTGGCATGAAGACAGCAGCACTTTTGCATACTTCTGATGGAAACCATGTCAAACAAGAAGAGCCTTCAGATAATCGGGAAACGCTTGTATGTAAACTATGTCAGACAACTTTTGCAAATGTACAGGAACAGAGTGGACATCATTGCAAGGTTTATCAGTGCAGGAACTGCTCAAAGTATGTTTGCTGTCCAGACCCCTTGGATGCTGGTGGAAAAATCTGGGATGTTGAGAAAAATTACTTGTGTCACACCTGCATCCGTTCTCTTTGTCTCATGGACAAGATGCCACCAGAAGAAACGTCCACCTCGGTAGATAGGATTACAGCCAAGTGCTGGATATGTGCAGAGACCTTCTCCAAGGTAATCCCAACCTATCACAAGGTAATTATGAAACTGCCAAGTCCTAACCAGTCATGCTCCGATGACGAACCAGGAAACCCTTCTCtcgacttgcaatgcaaaatatGTGGCAATGTGTACACCAAAATGTCAGACTTGCAGAAGCATTACATGATCCATGAACTAAACCACTTATATCGATGTAGATTTTGCGATACAATCTGGGACAGGAAGAGGTTGTACAGGCGCCATATGCAGACTCACAAGGTAAAGCCTTACAGGTGTCCAAAGTGCTACAAGGCATTCTCAAATGAGAATCGTCTTAGGAGACATATTGATAAGCACGTGAGAAGGCACCTTAAAAGAAAGGGACAAATTCAATCTGATCCTTCTTTAATTTTCTCTGCCAGTGATGGGCCAAAGAAGAGGTCAAATAAGAAACGAAAAAAGAGGGcaaaagggaagatgaaaaagaaatcaaaatggaaGGTGAAAACGAAAGGTAAAAAAACAGACGAGAATGGAGATTTATTAGAACCGGGAAAGTGTTTGCAGGTAGAACTCCAAAATGTCCATCAGAGGAAAGGAGACGAGTCAGGGAAATATGTCTGCGATATCTGCAACCTGTCCTGCGTGAACGATCTGCACCTTTACAACCACAAGATGGTCCATGCGGGGCAGAAGATTCGCCCATGCGACATTTGCGGGCAAGGTTACAGATCGAGTTACGAACTCATTAAGCACAAAGAAGACCAGCACAGTCAGTGCCACTGCCAGATCTGCGGCAAAGGCTTCCTGTCCACAAGTGATCTTGAGGTTCACCACATGGAGAAGCATGTGAAGGATCCTCTGACATGTGCCACATGTGGCAAGGTGTGTGTGAATGAGCGCCATCTGGAGAATCACCGCGTTGTCCACATCGGCAGGAAGCTCTTTGTTTGCGAATTCTGCGGGCAGGGCTTCCATCTTCGCTACGCCCTGGTCGAGCATTTGGGGATCCATACTGGCCAAAAACCCCATCGCTGTGATATCTGCCAACAGAGTTTCTCCCA